In one window of Haloprofundus halophilus DNA:
- a CDS encoding MgtC/SapB family protein has protein sequence MLSLSVLQSGGPLPPSLDETVARLVLAAALGLFLGLEREWSDKSAGIRTFSLTSLVAAVFTILAREENLGEALLAVGGVLVIVQGILLAAESLRDGEDEGLSLTTSVSLLVAYGVGALVASGYVLAGVTVAVVSSLLLVLKRELHGFAGALSREELRSSTEFAILAFVVYPLLPPGEIDVYGIPLEPRVAWLMVVTVAGIGIVNYAVVRSYGSRGIAVTGFFGGLASSTAVVGTMLDHVNQRPEAATYGVAGVLLANAAMAVRNLAIVLLFTLNSSGPTLTTAVVPLGVIVVGSVAIAALVADWKANVEMDLESPFSLQNALSFGFVFLLILASGTLAQAEFGSTGLFISAFASGLVSSAGATTSAVLLYRSGTIGGPDAVIAVLLATASSIVVKAALSAAGPKPFARRVAFWSVVVLVLSGVTTAAVALFG, from the coding sequence ATGCTCTCTCTATCGGTTCTGCAGTCGGGGGGTCCGTTGCCGCCTTCGCTCGACGAGACGGTCGCCCGGCTCGTCTTAGCCGCCGCGCTGGGGCTGTTTCTGGGGTTAGAGCGCGAGTGGTCGGACAAGTCCGCCGGCATCCGAACGTTCTCGCTGACGAGTCTCGTCGCCGCGGTGTTCACTATTCTCGCTCGCGAGGAGAACCTCGGCGAGGCGTTGCTGGCCGTCGGCGGCGTGTTAGTCATCGTCCAGGGGATACTCCTCGCGGCGGAGAGTCTCCGCGACGGAGAGGACGAGGGGCTGTCGCTCACCACGTCCGTCTCGCTGCTCGTCGCCTACGGCGTCGGTGCGCTCGTCGCGTCGGGTTACGTGCTCGCGGGGGTCACCGTCGCCGTCGTCTCCTCGCTGTTGCTCGTGCTCAAACGCGAACTACACGGATTCGCGGGCGCGCTCTCGCGCGAAGAGCTTCGGTCGTCGACGGAGTTCGCCATCCTCGCGTTCGTCGTCTATCCGCTGTTGCCGCCGGGCGAGATAGACGTCTACGGCATCCCGCTGGAGCCTCGCGTCGCGTGGTTGATGGTCGTCACCGTAGCCGGCATCGGCATCGTCAACTACGCCGTGGTCAGAAGCTACGGCAGTCGCGGCATCGCGGTCACCGGGTTCTTCGGCGGTCTCGCCTCCTCGACGGCCGTCGTCGGGACGATGCTGGACCACGTCAACCAGCGACCGGAAGCGGCGACCTACGGCGTCGCCGGGGTGTTGCTCGCCAACGCCGCGATGGCCGTTCGAAACCTCGCTATCGTTCTGCTGTTCACGCTGAACTCCTCGGGGCCGACGCTGACCACCGCCGTCGTTCCGCTCGGCGTCATCGTCGTCGGGAGCGTCGCCATCGCCGCACTCGTCGCCGATTGGAAGGCGAACGTGGAGATGGACCTCGAGAGTCCGTTCTCGCTGCAGAACGCACTCTCGTTCGGGTTCGTCTTCCTGCTCATCCTCGCGTCGGGGACGCTCGCACAGGCCGAGTTCGGGTCGACGGGGCTGTTCATCAGCGCGTTCGCCTCGGGACTCGTCTCCTCCGCGGGTGCGACCACGTCGGCCGTTCTCCTCTACCGGAGCGGAACCATCGGCGGGCCCGACGCCGTCATCGCGGTGCTGTTGGCGACCGCATCCAGCATCGTCGTCAAAGCGGCGCTGTCGGCGGCGGGACCGAAACCGTTCGCTCGGCGGGTGGCGTTCTGGAGCGTCGTCGTCCTCGTTCTCTCCGGCGTCACCACGGCGGCCGTCGCGCTGTTCGGCTGA
- a CDS encoding class-III pyridoxal-phosphate-dependent aminotransferase has product MDRETVTPSVEAMPGRRARQWAERHREHAAPSTYVYDFVWDTSAPAEGPFCTDVDGNVLLDFTSHVAAAPLGYNNPKIMEPMSEFDLVDPLKIAGQDFYASSGHEFDDDPLPGPAGLMERLVDATDHYGMDTVFLSNSGAEAVENAIKISYDHADGGKYGITFDGAFHGRTLGALSLNRSKEVYRRKFPEISGVHDMPYCDDRTCSEDSCSCGFFVDGTSRLREKLHPKRGHINPEELSYIILEPIQGEGGYRIPSDAFMRELADLVDEYDITLVADEIQSGVGRTGKMWGSDHFPIEPDVITAAKSLRVGATISKEEIFPAEKSRISSTWGAGDIIASLQGALTLDAIEEYDLMDNAVVRGEQFLETLADADLPGVEDLRGKGLMLAVEFETKEHRDAVQEAALKRGLLTLSCGYKVLRILPPLDVTEREISLGCDLLCEAIEATA; this is encoded by the coding sequence ATGGACCGCGAGACGGTAACCCCCAGCGTCGAAGCGATGCCCGGGCGACGCGCCCGGCAGTGGGCCGAGCGACACCGCGAACACGCCGCCCCGAGCACGTACGTCTACGACTTCGTCTGGGACACCTCCGCCCCGGCGGAGGGTCCGTTCTGCACCGACGTCGACGGCAACGTCCTCTTGGACTTCACGAGCCACGTCGCCGCCGCGCCGCTCGGGTACAACAACCCGAAGATCATGGAGCCGATGTCGGAGTTCGACCTCGTCGACCCGCTCAAAATCGCCGGACAGGACTTCTACGCCTCCAGCGGCCACGAGTTCGACGACGACCCGCTGCCGGGTCCGGCGGGGCTGATGGAGCGCCTCGTCGATGCCACCGACCACTACGGGATGGACACCGTCTTCCTCTCGAACTCCGGCGCCGAAGCCGTCGAGAACGCCATCAAAATCAGCTACGACCACGCCGACGGCGGCAAGTACGGCATCACCTTCGACGGCGCGTTCCACGGGCGGACGCTGGGCGCACTCTCCCTGAACCGCTCGAAAGAGGTCTACCGGCGGAAGTTCCCCGAGATATCGGGCGTCCACGACATGCCCTACTGCGACGACCGAACCTGTTCGGAGGATAGCTGTTCCTGCGGCTTCTTCGTCGACGGCACTTCCCGACTCCGCGAGAAACTCCACCCCAAGCGCGGCCACATCAACCCCGAGGAGCTCTCCTACATCATCCTCGAACCGATTCAGGGCGAGGGCGGCTACCGCATCCCGAGCGACGCGTTCATGCGGGAGCTCGCCGACCTCGTCGACGAGTACGACATCACGCTCGTCGCCGACGAGATTCAGTCCGGCGTGGGCCGGACCGGGAAGATGTGGGGGTCGGACCACTTCCCCATCGAACCGGACGTCATCACCGCCGCGAAGTCGCTGCGCGTCGGCGCGACCATCTCGAAGGAGGAGATATTCCCCGCCGAGAAGAGTCGAATCTCCTCGACGTGGGGTGCGGGTGACATCATCGCCTCGCTGCAGGGCGCGCTCACGCTCGACGCCATCGAGGAGTACGACCTGATGGACAACGCCGTCGTGCGCGGCGAGCAGTTCCTCGAGACGCTGGCCGACGCCGACCTGCCGGGCGTCGAAGACCTCCGCGGGAAGGGACTGATGCTCGCCGTCGAGTTCGAGACGAAAGAACACCGCGACGCGGTGCAGGAGGCGGCACTGAAGCGCGGCCTGCTCACGCTCTCGTGCGGGTACAAGGTGCTTCGAATCCTGCCGCCGCTCGACGTGACCGAGCGCGAGATTTCGCTCGGCTGCGACCTGCTCTGTGAGGCCATCGAAGCGACGGCCTGA
- a CDS encoding multicopper oxidase family protein, whose product MNEREHSSTARRRFLQLLGGVGAAGLAGCSEAGVSSSADDSPSATPRSPPSEPADVTAALRAAPGTVKPGADASAENWLYNGEFPGPELRATEGEVIEVELTNGLPESTTIHWHGVPVANAMDGVPNVTQQPVDSGDSFTYKFRAEPAGTYFFHSHVGLQLDRGLLAPLVVEERDPHVDYDREYTVVVDDYLDEAPQPLSDIDSGAGPGGGGNQDGTDGGGPGGMGGGGPGGMGGGGPGGMGDPMADRRPPYAGLLVDGRLPDDPRSFAVREGERVRFRFINASSATAFRVRVAGHPLTVTHADGRPVEPVSVDSFVFGSGERYDAIVEADEPGRWEMRADAIDGDETPARAVLAYEGSDSSGRPATPSSEGRRLTYDDLQAVSPLEGVSGSPDRTFDLTLSAGRGSDRWLIDGQAYPDADPLPVRAGEHVRVRMVNRSPVIHPMHLHGHFFQVGDAVKDTVIVPGHMGEVTFDFVADNPGDWLFHCHNLYHLEAGMARTVTYE is encoded by the coding sequence GTGAACGAACGAGAGCACTCGTCGACCGCTCGGCGGCGGTTTCTCCAGCTACTGGGCGGCGTCGGTGCGGCCGGTCTCGCCGGTTGTTCCGAGGCGGGCGTCTCGTCGAGTGCCGACGACTCGCCGTCGGCGACGCCGCGTTCGCCCCCTTCGGAACCCGCCGACGTGACGGCTGCGTTGCGAGCCGCACCCGGTACCGTGAAACCGGGAGCAGACGCGTCAGCCGAGAACTGGCTCTACAACGGCGAGTTTCCCGGACCCGAACTTCGGGCGACCGAGGGGGAGGTAATCGAAGTCGAACTGACCAACGGGCTCCCGGAGTCGACGACCATTCACTGGCACGGCGTCCCCGTGGCGAACGCGATGGACGGCGTCCCGAACGTCACCCAGCAGCCGGTCGACTCCGGCGACTCGTTCACGTACAAGTTCCGCGCGGAACCCGCCGGGACGTACTTCTTTCACAGTCACGTCGGTCTCCAACTCGACCGCGGACTCCTCGCTCCGCTCGTCGTCGAGGAACGAGACCCACACGTGGACTACGACCGCGAGTACACCGTCGTGGTCGACGATTACCTCGACGAAGCACCGCAGCCGCTGTCCGATATCGACTCCGGCGCTGGGCCTGGCGGTGGCGGCAACCAGGACGGAACCGACGGCGGCGGTCCCGGCGGGATGGGCGGCGGTGGCCCCGGTGGGATGGGTGGCGGCGGCCCCGGCGGGATGGGAGATCCGATGGCGGACAGACGGCCGCCGTATGCCGGTCTTCTCGTCGACGGGCGATTGCCCGACGACCCCCGGAGCTTCGCCGTCAGAGAGGGCGAACGCGTCCGATTTCGGTTCATCAACGCCAGTAGTGCGACGGCCTTCCGGGTGCGCGTCGCCGGTCATCCGCTCACCGTCACGCACGCCGACGGGCGCCCGGTCGAACCGGTCTCCGTCGACTCGTTCGTCTTCGGTTCCGGCGAACGCTACGACGCGATCGTCGAAGCCGACGAACCGGGGCGGTGGGAGATGCGCGCCGACGCCATCGACGGCGACGAAACCCCGGCGCGAGCGGTGCTGGCGTACGAGGGAAGCGACTCGTCCGGCCGACCGGCGACCCCGTCGTCGGAAGGGCGTCGGTTGACGTACGACGACCTGCAGGCGGTCTCGCCGCTGGAAGGCGTCAGCGGCAGTCCGGACCGAACTTTCGACCTCACGCTCTCGGCCGGACGTGGGTCGGACCGGTGGCTCATCGACGGGCAGGCGTACCCCGACGCGGATCCGCTCCCCGTCCGAGCGGGCGAGCACGTCCGAGTCCGCATGGTGAACCGCAGTCCGGTCATCCACCCCATGCACCTCCACGGACACTTCTTCCAGGTCGGTGACGCGGTCAAGGACACCGTCATCGTTCCGGGTCACATGGGGGAGGTCACGTTCGACTTCGTCGCCGACAACCCCGGAGACTGGCTGTTCCACTGCCACAACCTCTACCACCTCGAGGCAGGGATGGCTCGTACCGTGACGTACGAGTAG
- a CDS encoding DUF302 domain-containing protein, translated as MGYTLQKRVDGEFDETVEETIAALGDEGFGVLCDIDVRATFAEKLDEEFRRYRILGACSPKLAREGLEDEIELGALLPCNVVVYETDDEDVVVSAIDPTRLLEIADNSDLDPISEEVSDRFERVLDAL; from the coding sequence ATGGGATACACTCTGCAGAAGCGAGTCGACGGCGAGTTCGACGAGACCGTCGAAGAGACGATAGCCGCCCTCGGGGACGAAGGGTTCGGCGTCCTCTGCGATATCGACGTTCGAGCGACGTTCGCTGAGAAACTCGACGAGGAGTTCCGTCGGTATCGAATCCTCGGCGCGTGCAGCCCGAAACTCGCCCGCGAAGGGCTCGAAGACGAAATCGAGTTGGGCGCGCTCCTGCCGTGTAACGTGGTCGTCTACGAAACCGACGACGAGGACGTCGTCGTGAGCGCCATCGACCCAACCCGGTTGCTCGAAATCGCCGACAACTCCGATCTCGACCCGATTTCCGAAGAGGTGTCCGACCGATTCGAGCGGGTTCTCGACGCACTGTGA
- a CDS encoding copper-translocating P-type ATPase, with translation MGDHHNSKNGEAPDRTDHGTHTNEGGTDSAQETADERRDRRVEQSLLEEEADAEAGEAEKSVERRGERSDHGDRGGHKGHGDDSDHDGDGGHGDHDGDGGHGDHGGMHAGHEQMFRRRFFVSTLLSIPVLLYSETLQQWLGFSVPAFPGSEWINPVFAIVVFAYGGVPFLRMAVPELRDRSPGMMTLISMAISVAFVYSLASVVFPTTTAFFWELVTLIDIMLLGHWIEMRSVRRASSALDELARLIPDTAERIAESGDTEEVPVSDLSEGDLVLVRPGANVPADGVVEEGDSDVNEAMITGESRPVSKEPGDGVIGGTVNGDGSLRVRITATGEETALAGIMRLVEEAQGSKSKTQVLADRAAGWLFYVAVASAAVTAVAWTLATSFGSPVIERAVTVLVIACPHALGLAIPLVVAINTSLAARNGMLVRDRIAMEQARELDTVVFDKTGTLTKGEQGVVDVATTGDLTEDEAFALAAAVEGDSEHMIAQAIRDAADERGVDARTATGFEALKGRGVRATVDGETVYVGGPNLLSKLDGDIPSNLDEFADRAGRNAQTVVYLVREGDRSEPSNERTRAERHASSEATPVAAFALADVVREESYQVVDALHELGVEVAMLTGDSEDVARAVADELGIDTVFAEVLPEDKDEKIGELQSEGKLVAMVGDGVNDAPALARADVGIAIGSGTDVAVQSADVILVQNNPLDVVRLVKLSRASYRKMQQNLVWAAGYNVFAIPLAAGILAPVGILLSPAVGALLMSLSTVIVAINAQLLRRVDLNLPALPGGSPSPSPRPAD, from the coding sequence ATGGGCGACCACCACAACTCGAAGAACGGAGAGGCACCCGACCGCACTGACCATGGTACCCACACCAACGAGGGAGGCACAGACAGTGCGCAGGAGACGGCCGACGAGCGGAGGGACCGACGCGTAGAACAGTCGCTCCTCGAAGAGGAGGCCGACGCCGAGGCTGGCGAAGCCGAGAAATCGGTCGAACGCCGGGGAGAGAGATCCGACCACGGCGACCGCGGAGGGCACAAGGGCCACGGTGACGACAGCGACCACGATGGCGATGGCGGCCACGGCGACCACGATGGCGATGGCGGCCACGGCGACCACGGCGGGATGCACGCCGGCCACGAGCAGATGTTTCGCCGCCGCTTTTTCGTCTCGACCCTGCTCTCGATTCCGGTGCTTCTCTACAGCGAGACGCTCCAGCAGTGGCTCGGGTTCTCGGTGCCGGCGTTCCCCGGCAGCGAGTGGATAAACCCGGTGTTCGCCATCGTCGTCTTCGCCTACGGGGGCGTCCCGTTCCTCCGGATGGCTGTGCCCGAACTGCGCGACCGCTCGCCGGGGATGATGACGCTCATCTCGATGGCCATCAGCGTCGCGTTCGTCTACAGCCTCGCGAGCGTCGTCTTTCCGACGACTACGGCGTTCTTCTGGGAACTCGTGACGCTCATCGATATCATGCTGCTCGGTCACTGGATAGAGATGCGCAGTGTTCGCCGTGCGTCGAGCGCGCTCGACGAACTCGCCAGACTGATCCCCGACACCGCCGAGCGAATCGCCGAGAGCGGCGACACCGAGGAGGTCCCCGTGAGCGACCTCTCCGAGGGTGACCTCGTGCTCGTCCGCCCCGGCGCGAACGTCCCCGCCGACGGCGTCGTCGAGGAGGGCGACTCCGACGTGAACGAGGCGATGATCACGGGCGAGTCGCGGCCGGTCTCGAAAGAGCCGGGCGACGGGGTCATCGGCGGCACCGTCAACGGCGACGGGAGTCTCCGAGTCCGAATCACGGCCACCGGAGAAGAGACGGCGCTCGCCGGAATCATGCGACTCGTCGAAGAGGCGCAGGGGAGTAAATCCAAGACGCAGGTACTCGCCGACCGGGCAGCGGGGTGGTTGTTCTACGTCGCGGTCGCCTCGGCGGCCGTCACCGCCGTGGCGTGGACGCTCGCCACCTCGTTCGGTAGTCCCGTCATCGAACGCGCGGTCACAGTGCTCGTCATCGCCTGTCCGCACGCGCTCGGTCTGGCGATTCCGCTCGTCGTCGCCATCAACACGTCGCTGGCGGCGCGAAACGGGATGCTCGTCCGCGACCGCATCGCCATGGAGCAGGCGCGCGAACTCGACACGGTCGTCTTCGACAAGACCGGGACGCTCACCAAGGGCGAACAGGGAGTCGTGGACGTCGCGACCACCGGTGACCTCACCGAAGACGAGGCGTTCGCGCTCGCCGCGGCCGTCGAAGGCGACTCCGAGCACATGATCGCGCAGGCCATCCGCGACGCGGCCGACGAACGCGGCGTCGACGCGCGAACTGCGACGGGGTTCGAGGCGCTCAAGGGGCGCGGCGTCCGCGCGACGGTCGACGGAGAGACGGTCTACGTCGGCGGGCCGAACCTCCTCTCGAAACTCGACGGGGACATTCCGTCGAACCTCGACGAGTTCGCCGATAGAGCGGGGAGAAACGCCCAGACCGTCGTCTATCTGGTCCGCGAGGGTGACCGAAGTGAACCCTCGAACGAACGAACGAGAGCGGAGCGACACGCGAGCAGCGAGGCTACCCCCGTCGCTGCCTTCGCGCTCGCCGACGTCGTTCGCGAGGAGAGTTACCAGGTCGTCGACGCGCTGCACGAACTCGGCGTCGAAGTGGCGATGCTGACCGGCGACTCCGAGGACGTCGCCCGGGCCGTCGCCGACGAACTCGGCATCGACACCGTCTTCGCCGAGGTGCTACCCGAGGACAAAGACGAGAAAATCGGCGAACTCCAGAGCGAGGGCAAACTCGTCGCGATGGTCGGCGACGGCGTGAACGACGCACCCGCGCTCGCGCGCGCCGACGTCGGTATCGCCATCGGGAGCGGGACGGACGTCGCGGTGCAGTCGGCGGACGTCATCCTTGTCCAGAACAACCCGCTCGACGTCGTCCGCCTCGTCAAACTCAGCAGGGCGAGCTACCGAAAGATGCAGCAGAACCTCGTCTGGGCGGCGGGCTACAACGTGTTCGCCATCCCGCTGGCGGCGGGGATTCTCGCACCGGTCGGCATCCTTCTATCGCCCGCGGTCGGCGCGCTCCTCATGTCGCTTAGCACAGTCATCGTCGCCATCAACGCGCAGCTCCTCCGGCGGGTGGACCTGAATCTGCCGGCGCTTCCCGGCGGCTCGCCGTCGCCGAGTCCCCGACCGGCGGACTGA
- a CDS encoding A/G-specific adenine glycosylase: MTDEPADTDEPADADEADRRLPAAPTDLGPVRDALVAWYEDDHRDYPWRRTEDPYAILVSEVMSQQTQLDRVVPAWEAFLDRWPTAAELAAADRADVVAFWSSHSLGYNNRAKYLHEAANQVETEYGGEFPRTPEELQELMGVGPYTANAVASFAFNEGDAVVDTNVKRVLHRAFAEIHNTDEPSDETFAELANALMPPGKSRVWNNAIMELGGVACGKTPRCDEASCPWREWCHAYETGDFTAPDVPAQPSFEGSRRQFRGRVVRILGDNEEVPLDNLGHRVRVDYAPDGDHGREWLRGLLSDLQDDGLVDVDERDGETVARLRR; this comes from the coding sequence ATGACCGACGAACCGGCCGACACCGACGAACCGGCCGACGCCGACGAAGCCGACCGTCGGCTCCCGGCCGCGCCGACGGACCTCGGCCCCGTTCGCGATGCACTCGTCGCGTGGTACGAGGACGACCACCGTGACTACCCGTGGCGGCGGACCGAGGACCCGTACGCGATTCTCGTCTCGGAGGTGATGAGCCAGCAGACGCAACTCGACCGCGTCGTCCCGGCGTGGGAGGCGTTTCTCGACCGCTGGCCGACCGCAGCGGAGCTCGCGGCGGCCGACCGCGCCGACGTCGTCGCCTTCTGGTCGAGTCACAGCCTCGGCTACAACAACCGCGCGAAGTACCTCCACGAGGCGGCCAACCAGGTCGAAACGGAGTACGGCGGCGAGTTCCCGCGGACGCCCGAAGAGCTGCAGGAACTCATGGGCGTCGGACCCTACACCGCTAACGCGGTGGCGAGTTTCGCGTTCAACGAGGGCGACGCCGTCGTCGACACGAACGTCAAGCGCGTGCTCCACCGCGCATTTGCTGAAATCCATAATACGGACGAACCGTCCGACGAAACCTTCGCAGAACTGGCGAACGCGCTTATGCCGCCCGGAAAGTCCCGCGTCTGGAACAACGCGATCATGGAACTGGGCGGTGTCGCCTGCGGGAAGACGCCGCGGTGTGACGAAGCATCCTGTCCGTGGCGGGAGTGGTGTCACGCCTACGAGACGGGCGACTTCACCGCACCGGACGTCCCGGCCCAGCCGTCCTTCGAAGGAAGCCGACGGCAGTTCCGCGGCCGCGTCGTCCGCATCCTGGGCGACAACGAGGAAGTCCCGCTGGATAACCTGGGCCACCGGGTCCGGGTCGACTACGCGCCGGACGGGGACCACGGCCGGGAGTGGCTTCGCGGCCTACTCTCCGACCTGCAGGATGACGGGTTGGTCGACGTGGACGAACGCGACGGAGAGACGGTAGCGCGGCTTCGAAGGTAA
- a CDS encoding winged helix-turn-helix domain-containing protein: MAEDRPSKNDRDNSGKFSEQYDPDEFVDALRQLGGDGSTKEVADKVGCSRRTATYRLSSLRDDGRIGGREIGRSMLWMVNDGE, encoded by the coding sequence ATGGCAGAAGACAGACCTTCGAAGAACGACCGCGACAACTCTGGAAAGTTCTCCGAACAGTACGACCCGGACGAATTCGTGGACGCGCTCCGTCAATTGGGCGGCGACGGGTCAACAAAGGAAGTTGCGGACAAAGTCGGATGTTCTCGCCGTACCGCTACCTATCGTCTGTCGTCGCTCCGCGACGATGGCCGAATCGGCGGCCGGGAAATCGGCCGGTCGATGCTATGGATGGTCAACGATGGGGAGTAG
- a CDS encoding tyrosine-type recombinase/integrase, protein MSDNQTTHETIAQAFGRTTDPLAEYDTRFRDLDIDPFELWMDEQVHSQDYSDGTVTAIQRRIDQWREYMEDNHDRHPAVPTTRHVLDFAHHYLEERDNAKNTVAAKLGTLSRAFRYFQNEPAFPHPTDFNPFDAAKGKIDLNGEDPQEPRPIQLEELRDVIRDIKHIRDRAVIVTQFKLGLRASETSNIKLSELHIANTELQDHYGELGTHPALEGRENAVYIPHDRDRNKSERPRVLPLDDELRRVLLQYLLCRPDNGRPWLFLSKSGGKKVNHTNINDIWKKHFRPEYGPTERYRGVSSHYGRHYFTTWFRIEREWSRDLIKYLRGDRQSGGKIRSTRDAIDSYIHAWYEDIDNEYREEIYKLRI, encoded by the coding sequence ATGAGTGACAACCAGACGACCCACGAGACGATAGCACAGGCGTTCGGACGGACGACGGACCCGCTGGCGGAGTACGACACCCGCTTTCGGGATCTGGATATCGACCCATTCGAACTCTGGATGGACGAACAGGTCCACAGTCAGGACTACTCCGACGGAACGGTGACGGCGATACAGCGTCGAATCGACCAATGGCGCGAATATATGGAGGACAACCACGACCGTCACCCGGCGGTCCCGACGACCCGTCACGTCCTCGACTTTGCGCACCACTACCTGGAGGAACGAGACAACGCGAAGAACACCGTCGCGGCGAAACTGGGTACGCTCAGCCGGGCGTTCCGGTATTTCCAGAACGAACCAGCGTTCCCGCATCCGACGGACTTCAACCCGTTTGATGCCGCAAAAGGGAAAATCGACCTGAACGGCGAGGATCCCCAGGAACCGCGACCCATACAACTGGAGGAACTACGCGACGTCATCCGTGACATCAAGCACATTCGGGACCGTGCGGTCATCGTCACCCAGTTCAAACTGGGGCTTCGTGCGTCGGAGACGTCGAACATCAAACTGAGTGAACTCCATATCGCCAACACAGAACTTCAGGACCACTACGGGGAACTAGGGACGCACCCAGCCCTAGAGGGACGGGAGAACGCAGTCTACATCCCGCATGACCGGGACAGGAACAAGTCGGAGCGTCCACGCGTCCTTCCGCTGGATGACGAACTCCGACGGGTCCTTCTCCAGTACCTTCTGTGCCGTCCCGACAACGGCCGCCCGTGGCTGTTTTTGTCAAAGTCGGGCGGGAAGAAGGTCAACCACACGAACATCAACGACATATGGAAGAAACACTTCCGCCCAGAGTACGGCCCGACGGAACGGTATCGGGGCGTGTCGTCGCACTACGGGCGACACTACTTCACCACCTGGTTCCGCATCGAACGCGAGTGGTCACGGGACCTTATCAAATATCTTCGTGGCGACCGGCAGAGTGGTGGTAAGATTCGGTCAACTAGAGACGCTATTGACTCCTACATCCATGCCTGGTATGAGGATATCGATAACGAGTACCGCGAAGAAATCTACAAGCTACGAATTTAA